ACGGTGAGGAATGGAGTGGGTATGCGGGCTGGCAGTCGTATTAGTTGCCGCGCCGGCAGTGCGGCCGGGGGAGCGCGATGACCGCGCGTCCGCTGAGCGAACTCGTCGAGGCGGGCTGGGCGAGGGCGCTGGCGCCGGTGGCCGATCAGGTGAGCCGGATGGGGCAGTTCCTGCGCGAGGAGATCGCGGCCGGGCGACGCTACCTGCCGGCCGGGCCGAACGTGTTGCGCGCCTTCACTTTCCCGTTCGACCAGGTGCGAGTGCTGATCGTCGGGCAGGACCCGTACCCCACTCCCGGACACGCGGTGGGGTTGAGCTTTTCGGTGGCACCCGACGTGCGTCCGTTGCCGCGCAGCCTGTCGAACATCTTCGACGAATACGGCAGCGACCTCGGTTTCCCGGCACCGTCCTGCGGTGACCTGACGCCGTGGGCGCAGCGCGGCGTGCTGCTGCTGAACAGGGTGCTCACCGTGCGCCCGAACAACCCGGCCTCGCACCGCGGCAAAGGCTGGGAAGCGGTGACGGAGTGCGCTATTCGCGCGCTGGTGGCGCGCGAGCAGCCGCTGGTCGCGATCCTGTGGGGTCGCGACGCCTCGACTCTGAAGCCGATGCTGGCCGAGGGGGATTGCACTGCCATCGAATCCCCGCACCCCTCGCCGCTGTCGGCGTCGCGCGGGTTCTTCGGGTCGCGGCCGTTCAGTCGCGCCAACGAACTGCTGACGGGCATGGGCGCCGAACCGATCGACTGGCGGCTGCCCTGACGGACCTGCGGACGGTCAGGCGCCCGGGAAATTGACGTCCTTGGTGACGGCTTTCCACTCCTCGATCGACGCCGACATGGCGGCGATCTTGTCGCGCATCGCCTTGAGCACGTCGCGGCCCAGCAGCAGCCGCAACGGCGGGTCGTCGAGTCCGGTGACCATCAGCACCGCCTCGGCCACCTTGCGCGGGTCGCCCGGCAGGTGATCGGCGAACTGCTTGATCAGGTCTTTTCGCGCGGCCACATCGGCATAGTCGGCGATCGGGTGTGCGGACTCCTTCATCGACCGCGACGCCCAGTCGGTCCGGAACGCGCCCGGTTCGATGGCGGTGACCTTGATGCCCAGCGGCCGCACCTCCTGGGCCAGCGCTTCGGTCACCGCCTCCAGCGCGAACTTGGTGGACGAGTAGTAGGCGTTGGGCGGGTTGGCCACCAGGCCGGTCATCGACGAGATGTTGACGATGTGCCCGCTTCCCCGGGCCCGCATCGCGGGCAGCACCGCCTTGATCATGTCCACTGCGCCGAAGTAGTTGACATCGAACAACTTTCGCACCTCGGCGTCCTCACCCTCCTCGACGGCCGACAGGTAACCGTGACCGGCGTTGTTGACCAGCACGTCGATTCCGCCGAAGGTGTCCTCGGCGGCCTTGACCGCGGCCGCGATCTGTTCGGCGTCGGTGACGTCGAGCGCCACCGCCAGCGCCCGTTCGCCGAATTCGTCGGCGAAGTCCTGCACCGCCTCGGCCCGTCGTGCGGTCACCACCACGCTGTGGCCGGCTTGCAGTGCCGCGCGGGCGATCTCGCGGCCGAAGCCGGTGGAACAGCCGGTGACCAGCCAGCGCGCCATCTCAGGCCGTCCCTTCCGGCAGCCGCCGCAGATATGCCGTGCGGCGTTCGGCGAGTTCGGTCTTGCGCATCTGCTCGGTCACCCGCGGCAGCTGCGGTACCTCGGCTTCGAGCAGGTCCCGTTTGACCACCCGGCCGTGCGCGCCCAGACCCGCACGCGGGCCGGTCTCACCGAACTCGGCCATCCGCAGGGTCAGGACGGCCTCACGGAGCCCGTCGGTGTCGATCCAGTTGGCCAGGCCGGGATCCTCGGGGGAGATCACATAGGTGTAGGTGCCGTCCTCGTTGGGCACCGACTGCGCCTTGTTGAGGCTGCCGGTGCGGTCGACGATGTCCAGCGTGGTGCCCCAGATGTTGCTCAGCGGCACCGTGAAGTATTCGGCGCCACCGGCGTTGAGGTCGACCACGAACACCTCGTCGGGGGCCAGGTCGATGCGGCCCATCACGTAGAACTGGTTGCGCATCGCGCCGTCCTTGTCCGCCGACCACGCCAGGTCGAAGTGGTTGGCCGGCATCTTGTAGACGCCGTGGCTGAGCCTGCCGGTGAAGTTGGCGAAGTAGGCCATCATCGCCGCGGTCGCCTCGGCCTGCTCGTCGAGCGTGCGGGCCGGCGTTTCGGGTGGGCCGCCGAGTCGTTGTATCTCAATATGATTCGGGTCGTCGCGGCCCCAGTCCAGCAGCACGTCCCGGATGTAGAACTCGTGCGCCTCGGGCGTGCTGCGCACGTGGTTGGGTCGCCCGTTGGCGGGCTCGGAGTCGATGGTGATGGTGTAGCTGCCGTCGGA
The nucleotide sequence above comes from Mycobacterium kiyosense. Encoded proteins:
- the ung gene encoding uracil-DNA glycosylase; this translates as MTARPLSELVEAGWARALAPVADQVSRMGQFLREEIAAGRRYLPAGPNVLRAFTFPFDQVRVLIVGQDPYPTPGHAVGLSFSVAPDVRPLPRSLSNIFDEYGSDLGFPAPSCGDLTPWAQRGVLLLNRVLTVRPNNPASHRGKGWEAVTECAIRALVAREQPLVAILWGRDASTLKPMLAEGDCTAIESPHPSPLSASRGFFGSRPFSRANELLTGMGAEPIDWRLP
- a CDS encoding short-chain dehydrogenase/reductase — encoded protein: MARWLVTGCSTGFGREIARAALQAGHSVVVTARRAEAVQDFADEFGERALAVALDVTDAEQIAAAVKAAEDTFGGIDVLVNNAGHGYLSAVEEGEDAEVRKLFDVNYFGAVDMIKAVLPAMRARGSGHIVNISSMTGLVANPPNAYYSSTKFALEAVTEALAQEVRPLGIKVTAIEPGAFRTDWASRSMKESAHPIADYADVAARKDLIKQFADHLPGDPRKVAEAVLMVTGLDDPPLRLLLGRDVLKAMRDKIAAMSASIEEWKAVTKDVNFPGA